TATCCCAAAAATAGCATAAAAAAAAGAGGGAGTCACTGCAGCCAGCAACTCCCCAAATAAAAAATAGGTGCGTAAATCTTTACTTTACAGAATCTATAACTGCCTTGAATGAATCGGGATGATTCATGGCTAAATCTGCAAGCACTTTTCTGTTTAAATCAATATTCTTTTGACTTAAAGCATGTATAAATTTTGAATAAGACAATCCATACATACGTGTTGCTGCATTAATCCTTGCAATCCATAATCTTCTGAAAGCTCTCTTTTTATTTCTTCTGTCTCTGTAAGCATAAATGTAACCTTTTTCAAGGGCATTTACCGCTACAGTATAAACTTTACTCCTTGCTCCAAAGTAACCTCTGGCAGCTTTAAGGACTTTTTTTCTTCTGGCTCTTGAAGCCACCGCATTCACTGATCTAGGCATAAATATTTTTTTTTAGTACAATACAGGGATCAGTATTGATTCTTTAATCCTGTATTCTCGTTAAATAATAAAATTTCTTTTTTACAGACAAAGCAATTTTTTTACTTTGGCATAATCTCCGTCACTTACTAACGCAGAACCAAGTAAT
The sequence above is drawn from the Saprospiraceae bacterium genome and encodes:
- the rplT gene encoding 50S ribosomal protein L20, giving the protein MPRSVNAVASRARRKKVLKAARGYFGARSKVYTVAVNALEKGYIYAYRDRRNKKRAFRRLWIARINAATRMYGLSYSKFIHALSQKNIDLNRKVLADLAMNHPDSFKAVIDSVK